The stretch of DNA CCTAACTATCGTGATGATGAATACAAAATTGGTTTGACTACTGAGCTGGGCAATTTTTTTGAATTTACTGCGAGGCCGTACAACACATGATGAAATCAAGGCGTGCAATATCTGAGATTTTTGCAACCTTGATGTTGCTTGGAATAACTGCAATTGGCTCTGTAATGCTTGCAAGTCTAGTGCAGGGCTCTGGTATTAGCTCACAGGACAGCAATACTCAAAGAAACAACGTTGCGTCGTATGCAATACGACTAATCGGATATGATACGCGAGACTCTAATGATCTTTTAGGGATAACGACACTTGATAACAAATTTGATCAACGAATATGCACTATAGCATGTAATATCACGCCCAATAATACACCGCAAAACTCTGGAACAGAATTTGTTGTGTTGCAGATACAAAACACTAGTCCAGATCTGGTCTACTTGGAAGGAGTTCAAATCAATAATGTGTTGCATACTTGGGATACAAGTACTGGTGGAAGATCTCTGGATGCGAGCGCAAACGACTTTACAGGAAAGTACCCACAAAACGGTAAATTCAGTATTCTTTCTGCCTCTGGCTTGGTCCAGAAAAATGACAATACTCTATCCGAAGACGAACAAGTCCGAGTGGTAGTCAAACTAAGCAAAGATTTGAGCACGGATGTCTCCCTTACGAAACCAATACTGATTCAGATTGATTTTGGTGGAGCGAGAACCTCAGACCACGTAATACTCAGCGGAGAGATACGATGAGGCGAGGAATATCTACCGTTATTGGCTCTGTATTCTTTTTGGTATTGATGACGGCTGGATTGTCAGTATCATATCTTGTAATTGAAACCCAGTCTGATATGATACAGGCCCAGCAAACAATAGCAGATTCTGAAATCAAAAAGATACAGGAAAAATACTTTTTATCCGTATCCTCAGATAGCACTGACTCTAATCGATTGGCAGTATACGTCAAAAATCAAGGAACAAATCCACTTCACATTGAAAGTCTGTGGATTGTAAACAAAACGCAACCAACCCAGCCTGCGCAGAAATTTGATGTAGACTATACTGACTCTGTCTTGGCCCCAGGATATGGTACGGACATTTTACAAAACAACCCAATGTACATGAGTCCTGGAATTTATGACATCAAGACAATATCGACGATTGGTACAATTAAAACGACCGAGGTAAACGTTGGTGGAGCAAATCACATCAAGGCAAAGCTGATCATGAATCCGCCTGATGTTAGATTGGGTGAGAATGCAACCGCAATACTATTTGTGACAAATACTGGGCCTACAAAACTGTTGAATGTCACCGCAGGACCGATCATTATATCGCCGTCATCCGCAGTATTGGCATCATCCCCAATTGTTCAGATGAAGTCTGATCTGGCCCCTGCAGAATCTGCCGTCTTGTCATGGAAATACAGGTTGCTCAGCCCTGCTGGAACCAATGTCACATTTTCTACATATGCTACAGGAATTGATGAACCAACCAAGGTAACAATGCAAAGCTCTACTGAAAAAGGCATGGTCTTTATGCGTGATAATTCAGAGCCTGGCTCTATAGTGTCATCTGATCTTTTTGCAAGACCTGAAATGTACGTGATAATGCCAAACACGTTTGGTGACACCAATGACAAAGGATTATGGGGAGTAAATGTCATCAATCCGACAAGTCAGCCGATCTATGTCTCAAAGCTGGTAATTAGTGCACAAACATCTCCTGCAAATAGTAATGATGAAATCTTTAACAGTGGCTGCAGTGCGCAGACGATTTATCCATCTGTGAATAATTGGTCTTGTCCTACCTCAAATCAACTGATGTGGAAAAATACTGTGACGCCTCAACTGATAGGACCGAAATCTGTCGGTACATTTCTAGTCAAAGTTGATCCTGGTAACATTGGTGGTAGCGGAATAGAACCTGAAACCATTATTGTGCAAACAAATGTGTTTACCACTCTTGGTCAATTTGGCAAGGCAGCGTATGGAACATCAATTAGAACATCGTCATCAATCCCAAATGTCTATCTATCCAAAGTTGTTGATTCTACCGCAAATACAAACATTTTTGCAAATATGACAAACGTTCCACCTGGCTCGATTCAGACATTTAATGTAGTTCTTGCTGATTTAGAAGCCGCAACCGGAAATCGAATCAGTGCTGGTTCACGCCTAATCATAAACATGCCCAGTGGTTGGACCA from Candidatus Nitrosotenuis aquarius encodes:
- a CDS encoding archaellin/type IV pilin N-terminal domain-containing protein, producing the protein MMKSRRAISEIFATLMLLGITAIGSVMLASLVQGSGISSQDSNTQRNNVASYAIRLIGYDTRDSNDLLGITTLDNKFDQRICTIACNITPNNTPQNSGTEFVVLQIQNTSPDLVYLEGVQINNVLHTWDTSTGGRSLDASANDFTGKYPQNGKFSILSASGLVQKNDNTLSEDEQVRVVVKLSKDLSTDVSLTKPILIQIDFGGARTSDHVILSGEIR